The following coding sequences are from one Triticum aestivum cultivar Chinese Spring chromosome 5A, IWGSC CS RefSeq v2.1, whole genome shotgun sequence window:
- the LOC123105530 gene encoding cytochrome b-c1 complex subunit 7: MTSMLSAFSSWFVNPRRNPLARIHMLTISNRLKNYGLRYDDLYDPYFDLDIKEALCRLPREVVDARHQRLKRAMDLSMKHQYLPDDVRALQTPFKSYLSDMLALVKKEAAERKALGALPLYERTLP, translated from the exons ATGACGTCGATGCTGTCCGCGTTCTCGTCGTGGTTCGTGAACCCGCGCCGCAACCCGCTGGCCCGCATCCACATGCTCACCATCTCCAACCGCCTCAAGAACTACG GCCTGAGGTACGACGACCTGTATGACCCCTACTTCGATCTGGACATCAAGGAGGCGCTCTGCAGGCTGCCCCGGGAGGTGGTCGACGCCCGCCACCAGCGTCTCAAGCGCGCCATGGACCTCTCCATGAAGCACCAGTACCTCCCCGACGACGTCCGG GCACTACAGACACCATTCAAAAGCTATTTGAGCGACATGCTGGCTCTG GTGAAAAAGGAGGCAGCAGAGCGTAAAGCACTGGGAGCCCTTCCTCTCTATGAGAGAACCCTTCCTTGA